The genomic segment GACGAGCCGTTCAACGGGATGGACCCGCGGCAGCGGATGCACATGATGGACCTGCTGCACTCGCTCGGCGACGCCGGCCGGAACATCCTGTTCAGCTCGCACATTCTGGAGGAGGTCGAGCAGGTCTCCGGCACCGTCCAGGTGATCGTGGCCGGCCGGCTGGCCGCCTCCGGCGACTTCCGCAGCATCCGCCGGCTGATGACCCACCGGCCGCACGTCTTCGTGGTGCAGTCCACCGACGACCGGAAGCTGGCGGTCGCGCTGATGGCCGACCCGTCGGTGACCGGCGTCGAGCTGGACAAGACCGGCCTGACGGTCCGGGCCGGTGACTACGGCGGCTTCACCCGCGCGCTGCCGAAGATCGCGCTCGCCGCGCAGATCCGGGTCCGCCGGCTGCTGCCCTCGGACGAGTCCCTGGAGAGCGTCTTCTCCTACCTGGTGGAGGTCTGAGATGTCGACCATTTCGTGGATCACCGCGCGCGGCCTGTTCGGCCGGCGCCGGTTCCTGCTGCTGCTCCCGCTGCCGCTGCTGCTGGTCGGTCTCGCCGTGCTGTCCCGGGCGTCCGGCATCGACCCGGCCGAGTGGGGGCCGCCGGTCCTCGTCGGCCTCGGGCTAGCCGTGGTACTGCCGGTGATCGCGTTGATCGTCGGTACCGGCGTGCTCGGCTCCGAGATCGACGACGGCACCATCGTGCACATCCTGACCAAGCCGCTGCCGCGCTGGCAGATCGTGCTGCCGAAGCTGTTCGTCGCGGCCGGCATCACCGCCGTCACCGCGGCCGTCCCGCTCTACGTCGCCGGGGTGCTGGCCGACTCGGTCAGCCTGGGGTTGGCGCTGGCCGCGGCGAGCGCGGTGGGCGCGCTGGCGTACTCGGCGCTGTTCCTGGCGCTGAGTCTGCTCACCCGGCGGCCGGTGCTGCTCGGCCTGGTCTACGTGCTGATCTGGGAGGGGCTGCTGACCAACCTGGTGTCCGGCACCCGGGTGCTGTCGATCCAGCAGTACGTGGTGGCGTTCGCCGACCGGATCGCCCCCACCGACCTGCTCGACGGCGCGGTGTCGGTGCCGGTGGCCACGGTGATGACGGTGCTGCTGACGGTCGGCTTCACCGTGCTGGCGGTGGACCGGCTCCGCTCCTTCAGCGTGGCCGGCGAGACGAGCTGACCGGCGTTACTGCTATGGCGCCGCCGGCTGACCCGGCATGGGAACGGGTCAGCCGGCGGCGTTTCCGGTCCTTGGGCCGCGGCTGCCGCGCCTGGAGGCCCAGACACTCGACGGATGCCGCTCACACAGTTGTCTGCGGTGGACGGAACACCTTGCGGTAGGCGCCGGGTGTGACGCCGAGGAGCTGCAGGAACTGGGCCCGGAAGTTGCTCGTGGTCGGGAACCCGGTCTGGGCGGCGATCCGGTCGACCGTGTGGTCGGTGGTTTCCAGCAGCTCCTGGGCGTGCCGGATGCGCACCCCCGACACCCACTGCATCGGGCTCTGCCCGGTCTCGTCGGCGAACCGGCGGGTGAGCGTACGCACGCTCATGCCCGCCGCCCCGGCGATGTCGGCGAGGGTGAGGTCGCGGTGCGCATTCGCTTCGATCCAGTCCAACGCCCTGGTCAGCGTCGTGGTCCGGGCGCTCGCCCGGTTCCGGACGATGTACTGCGCCTGCCCGCCCGGCCGGTGCAGCGGCGCGACGGCGAGGCGGGCGGCGTCCGCCGCGACGGCCGTCCCGTAGTCGCGCTCGACGAGGTGCAGGCACAGGTCGAGACCGGACGCGGCACCGGCGGAGGTCAGAATGTCGCCGTTGTCGGTGTAGAGCAGGTCGGGGTTCATCCGGACCGCGGGATGCCGGCGCGCGAGTTCGTCCGCGGCGAGCCAGTGGGTCGTCGCGTCCCGCCCGTCGAGTAGCCCGGCCTCGGCCAGCGTGAACGCGCCGACGCAGATCGACGCGATCCGCGTCCCGCGTTGCGCCACCGCCCGCAGGGCCGCCAGCACGGGAGGCGGCGA from the Solwaraspora sp. WMMD1047 genome contains:
- a CDS encoding ABC transporter permease, whose amino-acid sequence is MSTISWITARGLFGRRRFLLLLPLPLLLVGLAVLSRASGIDPAEWGPPVLVGLGLAVVLPVIALIVGTGVLGSEIDDGTIVHILTKPLPRWQIVLPKLFVAAGITAVTAAVPLYVAGVLADSVSLGLALAAASAVGALAYSALFLALSLLTRRPVLLGLVYVLIWEGLLTNLVSGTRVLSIQQYVVAFADRIAPTDLLDGAVSVPVATVMTVLLTVGFTVLAVDRLRSFSVAGETS
- a CDS encoding helix-turn-helix domain-containing protein, whose translation is MHTVVVLALPDAIAFDMATAVETFGRVRLPDGRPGYRLVVAGHERSVQAGPLRLSVDEGLDAIERADLIVVPGRNDPLRPSPPPVLAALRAVAQRGTRIASICVGAFTLAEAGLLDGRDATTHWLAADELARRHPAVRMNPDLLYTDNGDILTSAGAASGLDLCLHLVERDYGTAVAADAARLAVAPLHRPGGQAQYIVRNRASARTTTLTRALDWIEANAHRDLTLADIAGAAGMSVRTLTRRFADETGQSPMQWVSGVRIRHAQELLETTDHTVDRIAAQTGFPTTSNFRAQFLQLLGVTPGAYRKVFRPPQTTV